In Alkalihalobacterium alkalinitrilicum, a genomic segment contains:
- a CDS encoding ABC transporter permease subunit encodes MNNQSILKKISNKHLTLIIVLLGISPFILPRYMVGILTLALIYAILALSLDLAWGYAGILSLGHATFFGVGAYSYSYLTLENTGSALSVFIGVVCGIILASMLAGLVGLIVFYKESSDLFVGVITLAMTVLASQIVLRIPSITGGANGLSGFSTFPFSGLTQYFVILACLIIVCLFLYKITTSDFGKLIVAIRDNEERSNFLGYNSVFVKSVVYAISGGIAGFAGVLYAPVSGFISPQLIGFALSTSVLVWVAIGGRGYLVGAIIGALIINILTPLFNYSYPNLWQIFIGLIFIIVVVFAPNGLYAYLIRKKGDKSLYVIETNKPADSNARELGPIKIANLEVSYGSLSILKGVDLEIRPGELQCIIGPNGAGKSTLINSITGKVRSSKGSITYQGHELTGKKAQSIAKLKIGRKFQSTNVYDTMSVGENLQLAIKKGSFPTIWKSNLHLEIPSSVEAMLKFSGLDKKITEIASNLSHGEQQWLEICMVMALEPNILLLDEPTAGLTKEERNEVGKLLKKMVAELGIGILIIEHDIDFVKEIADRITVLYNGKIAADGTVEEITNSKLVKDIYLGVKAE; translated from the coding sequence ATGAATAATCAATCTATATTAAAAAAAATATCAAATAAACATTTAACGCTCATTATTGTTTTGCTTGGAATTTCACCCTTTATTCTACCAAGATATATGGTTGGAATTCTTACGTTGGCGCTAATATATGCAATTTTAGCCCTTAGTTTAGATTTAGCTTGGGGATACGCTGGGATATTAAGTTTAGGACATGCTACTTTTTTTGGTGTTGGTGCCTATTCCTATAGTTATTTAACGTTGGAAAATACGGGGTCCGCACTTTCTGTATTTATCGGTGTTGTTTGTGGAATAATCTTAGCTTCGATGTTGGCTGGGCTAGTGGGACTAATTGTGTTTTATAAAGAATCTAGTGATTTATTTGTAGGTGTTATCACGTTAGCTATGACTGTTTTGGCTTCGCAGATTGTGTTAAGAATTCCATCGATTACTGGTGGAGCGAACGGATTATCAGGTTTTAGTACTTTTCCATTTTCCGGTCTTACCCAATATTTTGTCATATTAGCCTGTTTAATAATTGTATGCTTGTTTTTATACAAGATTACAACGAGTGACTTTGGCAAACTTATCGTCGCAATTAGGGACAATGAAGAAAGGTCCAATTTTCTAGGATACAATAGTGTTTTTGTGAAATCTGTAGTTTATGCAATTTCTGGAGGTATTGCTGGATTTGCTGGGGTTTTATATGCTCCCGTAAGTGGATTTATTTCCCCTCAATTAATAGGTTTTGCACTATCTACATCTGTTCTAGTTTGGGTAGCAATTGGAGGAAGGGGTTATTTAGTGGGGGCAATTATTGGAGCGCTAATTATAAATATCTTAACCCCTCTGTTTAACTATAGTTATCCAAATCTATGGCAAATTTTTATCGGGCTTATCTTTATTATTGTCGTTGTATTTGCGCCTAATGGATTATATGCTTATTTAATTAGGAAAAAAGGAGATAAATCTCTATATGTAATAGAGACTAATAAACCAGCTGATTCGAATGCTAGAGAATTAGGTCCAATAAAGATTGCTAACTTGGAAGTTAGCTACGGTAGTCTTTCTATATTAAAGGGAGTTGATTTAGAAATTCGTCCTGGCGAGCTTCAGTGTATAATAGGCCCTAATGGAGCAGGAAAATCAACATTAATTAATTCTATAACAGGGAAGGTTCGTTCCTCAAAAGGTTCAATCACTTATCAGGGACATGAACTGACAGGGAAAAAGGCACAAAGTATTGCAAAATTAAAGATTGGTAGGAAATTCCAGTCCACTAATGTTTATGATACTATGTCAGTGGGAGAAAATTTACAACTTGCTATAAAAAAAGGTAGCTTCCCGACGATATGGAAGTCAAATTTACATTTAGAGATTCCTTCATCTGTTGAAGCAATGTTGAAATTTAGCGGATTAGATAAGAAGATAACAGAAATAGCATCTAATCTGTCTCATGGTGAACAGCAATGGTTAGAAATTTGTATGGTTATGGCACTTGAGCCTAATATTCTTTTGCTCGATGAACCGACTGCCGGTTTGACAAAAGAGGAAAGAAATGAAGTTGGGAAATTACTGAAGAAAATGGTGGCAGAGTTAGGTATAGGAATCCTAATTATAGAGCATGATATTGATTTTGTAAAAGAAATTGCTGACCGGATTACTGTATTATATAATGGAAAAATTGCTGCAGATGGAACTGTTGAAGAAATTACAAACAGCAAATTGGTGAAAGACATATATCTTGGGGTGAAAGCTGAATGA
- a CDS encoding ABC transporter ATP-binding protein: MNSLNISNLSSGYKKTQIIRDLQLTVPAGAVTCLLGRNGVGKTTLMKSIMGILPVFSGTVSLDNEQLSGLKPFQIAQKGIAYAPQDAAIFPQLTVEQNLSLVIKKEQFKERPEIFDFFPRLAERMNQKAGTLSGGEQKMLLVARALLSQPKLILLDEVSEGVQPSMIDKIGHALKWVNETYNTTILLVEQNINFSIGISDYFSVMDNGSIIDSGEITDDFSVETITKQLTI, translated from the coding sequence ATGAATTCTTTAAATATATCTAATCTATCTAGTGGATATAAAAAAACACAAATCATAAGGGATCTACAACTAACGGTTCCTGCAGGGGCCGTTACATGTTTGCTAGGTAGAAATGGGGTAGGCAAAACGACATTGATGAAATCAATAATGGGAATCTTACCTGTATTTTCAGGAACTGTTTCTCTAGACAATGAGCAATTAAGTGGATTGAAGCCTTTTCAAATTGCTCAAAAAGGAATTGCTTATGCACCACAAGATGCAGCAATTTTTCCCCAATTAACTGTTGAACAAAATCTTAGTCTCGTAATAAAAAAAGAGCAATTTAAAGAAAGGCCAGAGATTTTTGATTTTTTCCCGCGATTGGCAGAACGTATGAATCAAAAAGCAGGTACGTTAAGCGGTGGTGAACAAAAGATGCTTTTAGTAGCTAGAGCATTATTATCACAACCAAAATTAATATTATTGGATGAGGTGTCTGAAGGCGTTCAACCATCAATGATTGATAAAATCGGCCATGCATTGAAATGGGTAAATGAAACTTACAACACGACGATACTGCTTGTAGAGCAAAATATCAATTTTTCAATTGGTATTTCTGATTACTTTTCAGTTATGGACAACGGTTCGATTATTGATAGTGGAGAAATTACTGACGATTTCTCGGTGGAAACAATCACAAAACAATTGACTATTTAG
- the tnpA gene encoding IS66 family insertion sequence element accessory protein TnpA, which translates to MRKGVVINRKEKYDLWKRRMEDFETSGETIPEWVAKQEDITEYQFHYWRKKLKTETKSYSNTLENSGWTSLDVPAFTTRAAIEMRGEDVSIFVPEDVSEEHLYRVLRVLRNG; encoded by the coding sequence ATGCGAAAGGGTGTCGTAATCAATCGTAAAGAAAAATATGACCTATGGAAAAGACGAATGGAAGACTTCGAAACTAGCGGCGAGACTATACCCGAATGGGTAGCCAAACAAGAAGACATTACGGAGTATCAATTCCATTATTGGCGTAAGAAGTTAAAGACAGAAACAAAGTCTTACTCAAACACCCTGGAAAACAGTGGTTGGACATCTTTAGATGTTCCTGCCTTTACAACCAGGGCAGCTATTGAAATGAGAGGAGAGGATGTTTCAATTTTTGTTCCCGAAGATGTAAGCGAAGAACACCTTTACCGTGTACTCCGTGTGTTGAGAAATGGATGA
- the tnpB gene encoding IS66 family insertion sequence element accessory protein TnpB: MINQRSIDKVYLAKGSTDLRKSIDGLAAIVQESFQLDLLFPMSVCFL, encoded by the coding sequence ATGATCAATCAACGCTCCATTGATAAAGTGTACCTTGCAAAAGGAAGTACAGACTTACGAAAATCCATTGATGGCCTTGCGGCTATCGTACAAGAAAGCTTTCAGTTAGATCTCCTTTTCCCCATGTCTGTTTGTTTTCTGTAA
- a CDS encoding competence protein ComK: MYSIVKSKITKCNNIEIILPHYVINRNTSALLPAYHTDYQTTVWENGQRFYVKKTPLQLMKEACLEGGADFDGRRAAVTHKTGITTKAPIPVFPQEQVYAFPTHSPKLHECHWLFYHHIQAIQRHPEIPTHTYIRFKDEKELLLQVSYHTLERQLQRTSYCITRFTPYLVHN, translated from the coding sequence ATATACTCCATAGTAAAAAGTAAGATCACTAAATGTAACAACATTGAAATCATCCTTCCTCACTATGTTATTAATCGAAACACGTCTGCCCTCCTCCCTGCCTATCACACAGACTATCAAACAACCGTCTGGGAAAATGGTCAACGCTTTTACGTAAAAAAGACACCACTTCAACTCATGAAAGAAGCTTGTTTAGAAGGCGGTGCCGATTTTGATGGCAGGAGAGCAGCGGTGACTCATAAAACGGGAATTACAACAAAAGCTCCGATTCCTGTGTTCCCACAGGAACAAGTCTACGCCTTCCCCACTCACTCTCCGAAACTCCACGAATGCCATTGGCTCTTCTATCATCACATTCAAGCAATCCAACGTCATCCCGAAATTCCAACTCATACATACATCCGTTTCAAGGACGAGAAAGAACTGCTGCTGCAAGTATCCTATCATACGCTAGAACGACAGCTGCAACGCACATCCTACTGCATCACCCGCTTCACACCTTACCTGGTCCACAACTAG
- a CDS encoding TIGR04104 family putative zinc finger protein, with translation MSKQSCTKCGHEFLRKEVVASIRKGYRPITCSSCGEVHLINDFSKLIIAMVVTLPIIFLLLFITSVFSMSPSQILITGVIVLAASIFSVQFIAKYETEENRSSKI, from the coding sequence ATGTCCAAACAAAGTTGTACCAAATGTGGTCATGAGTTTTTACGCAAAGAGGTTGTAGCTTCGATTCGAAAAGGGTATCGACCAATCACTTGTAGTAGTTGCGGCGAGGTACACCTAATAAATGATTTTTCAAAACTAATTATTGCAATGGTAGTGACGTTGCCTATTATCTTTTTACTATTGTTTATCACATCTGTTTTTTCAATGTCTCCATCACAAATTTTGATTACTGGGGTAATCGTTCTTGCGGCTTCTATTTTCTCGGTCCAGTTTATTGCTAAATACGAAACTGAGGAAAATCGCTCAAGTAAAATTTAA
- the vrrA gene encoding VrrA/YqfQ family protein, which yields MDDPWGFGPRGRNGLGPYGFGRGNDSQQFGMNGLQQGGQPPLKAGGFLQKLLSGKRSHLNQSRSSDLAGHTMQSFNSSIGPTAQTGIHELVSPSTQANGSKFMGALDKVQGFIKMAESAAPLVEQYGPLVKNIPALISLINNNEDGEANKNDEIEKVDAIKESNIETSKKKKAGDKKLKKENYIEKEPVVKKSKKYYRKTPIEAKKMNKEHKVSTPKLYV from the coding sequence ATGGATGACCCATGGGGATTTGGGCCAAGAGGCAGGAATGGATTAGGACCATATGGGTTTGGAAGGGGGAACGATAGTCAACAGTTTGGTATGAATGGTTTACAACAAGGTGGTCAGCCCCCACTAAAAGCAGGTGGCTTTCTACAAAAACTTTTATCAGGAAAGAGAAGTCACCTCAATCAGTCTAGGAGTTCGGATTTGGCAGGGCACACTATGCAATCATTTAATAGTTCAATAGGACCTACTGCTCAAACTGGAATCCATGAATTGGTATCTCCAAGCACTCAAGCAAATGGTTCTAAATTTATGGGGGCACTTGATAAAGTGCAAGGTTTTATAAAAATGGCAGAGTCAGCTGCTCCACTGGTTGAGCAATATGGTCCATTAGTTAAAAATATACCCGCACTTATAAGCCTTATAAATAATAATGAAGATGGCGAGGCTAATAAAAATGATGAAATTGAAAAGGTAGACGCCATAAAAGAAAGTAATATAGAGACATCCAAAAAGAAAAAAGCAGGAGATAAAAAACTGAAAAAAGAAAATTATATTGAAAAAGAACCAGTGGTTAAAAAAAGTAAAAAGTATTATAGGAAGACACCTATCGAAGCTAAAAAAATGAATAAAGAACATAAGGTATCTACTCCAAAACTATATGTATAG
- a CDS encoding YjcZ family sporulation protein, with the protein MIHKNLPKNSGYGRGFTLINVLFILLLNYSYFEVKSRLNSKNQ; encoded by the coding sequence TTGATTCATAAAAATCTTCCAAAGAATAGTGGATATGGAAGAGGCTTTACCTTAATCAATGTGCTATTTATCTTACTCCTGAATTATTCATACTTCGAAGTTAAATCACGATTGAACTCAAAAAACCAATAA
- a CDS encoding transposase — protein sequence MQIDTIRTRIIKVASKLVKSGRSLYFKLASSFVYQEFFWKVLQRVQKLKFN from the coding sequence ATGCAAATCGATACCATACGTACACGAATTATTAAAGTTGCCAGTAAATTAGTAAAGTCAGGACGTTCCCTTTACTTTAAACTAGCCTCAAGTTTCGTGTATCAGGAATTCTTTTGGAAAGTACTTCAGCGAGTTCAAAAATTGAAATTCAATTAA
- a CDS encoding IS1380 family transposase, whose amino-acid sequence MATLPQLTLDFNRKIKLSNDGGELSSDTGEFLFREFDEKIGFSKTLAEHLNLKDNRRYYIHSNENLIRQKIYQIIAGYTDDDAADQLTKDPVFTQIIGTDALASQPSLSRFFRRFDSQSIEELNRANQELIDKVHQFRESKVLIIDLDSTHSDTYGDQEAAAFNTHYGTVGFHPLVAFDGVTGDFLKAKLRPGNVYTSNGVVDFIQPLIDHYNEKFPETTPFLRGD is encoded by the coding sequence ATGGCTACTTTACCGCAATTAACACTTGATTTCAATCGTAAAATTAAATTATCTAATGACGGAGGAGAACTCTCGTCTGATACTGGTGAGTTCCTCTTTAGGGAATTTGATGAAAAGATTGGTTTCTCTAAAACATTGGCTGAACATTTAAACCTGAAAGACAATAGACGTTACTATATTCATTCGAATGAAAACTTAATTCGTCAAAAGATTTATCAAATCATTGCTGGTTATACCGACGATGATGCAGCTGATCAATTGACGAAAGACCCTGTATTTACTCAAATTATTGGTACAGATGCGTTAGCTTCTCAGCCGAGCTTATCTCGTTTCTTTAGACGGTTTGATAGCCAATCTATTGAAGAATTGAATCGAGCCAACCAAGAGCTTATTGACAAAGTGCATCAATTTAGAGAGTCAAAGGTACTTATTATTGATTTAGATTCTACGCATTCCGATACCTACGGAGACCAAGAAGCTGCGGCTTTCAATACTCATTATGGTACCGTTGGTTTTCATCCATTAGTTGCCTTTGACGGAGTAACAGGTGATTTCCTTAAAGCAAAGCTACGACCTGGAAACGTGTATACTTCAAATGGTGTCGTCGATTTTATTCAACCACTCATTGATCATTACAACGAAAAGTTCCCAGAGACAACACCTTTTCTTCGTGGTGATAG
- a CDS encoding GNAT family N-acetyltransferase — translation MEKKQSVLEPIETRNLIFRDFSIDDKSDIYYLYSDPEVMRLDQSEPIKDLVEAKTLIKNFQQSNQSHNSISWGVELKETKKVIGTCGFKNWNRLSHHAEIGGNILSKEWGKGYGKETLMFLIEYGFTKMYLNKIYAYTNVKNRIVLTLMNKYGFQQEGVLREHQLLGREFYDVLVFSLLKKESKFDSENNFSNFIG, via the coding sequence ATGGAAAAGAAACAGTCGGTTTTAGAACCCATTGAGACAAGAAACTTAATCTTTAGAGATTTTTCCATCGATGATAAAAGCGACATTTATTATCTTTATTCTGATCCTGAAGTCATGAGGTTAGACCAAAGTGAACCTATTAAAGACCTAGTAGAAGCAAAAACATTAATCAAAAACTTTCAGCAATCTAATCAGAGTCATAATTCTATAAGCTGGGGAGTCGAATTAAAAGAAACTAAAAAGGTCATTGGAACGTGCGGCTTTAAGAATTGGAATAGATTATCACACCATGCAGAGATTGGCGGAAATATTTTAAGTAAAGAGTGGGGGAAAGGATACGGAAAAGAAACGTTAATGTTTTTAATAGAATATGGTTTCACAAAAATGTATTTAAACAAAATCTATGCTTATACAAATGTTAAAAATCGTATTGTTTTGACATTAATGAATAAATATGGTTTTCAACAAGAAGGAGTACTCCGTGAACATCAACTACTTGGGAGAGAATTCTACGATGTGCTAGTCTTTTCATTACTCAAAAAGGAATCCAAGTTTGATTCGGAAAATAACTTTTCAAACTTTATAGGATAA
- a CDS encoding NAD(P)H-dependent flavin oxidoreductase, giving the protein MSNIPSIMKSLRIPVIGSPMFIIGNPKLVIEQCKAGIVGSMPALNARPASQLDEWLAEITETLADYNAKNPDRPAAPFAINQIVHKSNDRLEHDMELCAKYKVPIIITSLGAREEVNVAAHSYGGIVLHDVINNKFAHKAIDKGADGLIAVASGAGGHAGNKSPFALVQEIRQWFDGPLALAGSIANGKSILAAQAMGADFAYIGSPFIATHEARAAEEYKQAIVESTSDDIVNSNLFTGVHGNYLAPSIRAAGLDPENLPESDPSKMNFGDGEAKAWKDIWGSGQGIGVINEVTSAGEYVDKLHQEYIEARDGLMKASQVFA; this is encoded by the coding sequence ATGTCAAACATTCCATCTATCATGAAATCCTTAAGGATACCTGTAATCGGATCGCCTATGTTCATCATTGGTAATCCAAAGCTTGTAATTGAACAATGTAAGGCAGGAATTGTCGGCTCTATGCCTGCACTTAATGCTAGACCAGCCTCACAACTAGATGAATGGTTAGCTGAGATTACGGAAACGCTAGCAGATTACAATGCGAAAAATCCTGATCGACCAGCAGCACCATTTGCTATTAACCAAATCGTACACAAGTCAAATGATCGGCTTGAACATGATATGGAGCTATGTGCGAAGTACAAGGTACCTATTATTATCACTTCTCTAGGAGCTCGTGAAGAGGTTAATGTAGCTGCTCATAGCTATGGAGGAATCGTGTTACACGACGTCATTAATAATAAGTTTGCTCATAAGGCAATTGATAAGGGAGCAGATGGTTTAATTGCCGTTGCTTCAGGTGCAGGAGGACATGCTGGAAATAAAAGTCCATTTGCATTAGTTCAAGAAATACGTCAATGGTTTGATGGTCCATTAGCGTTAGCAGGTTCTATTGCAAACGGAAAGTCAATTTTAGCTGCTCAAGCTATGGGTGCTGATTTTGCTTATATCGGATCGCCATTTATCGCTACACATGAAGCACGAGCAGCAGAGGAATACAAGCAAGCGATCGTTGAATCAACGTCCGATGATATTGTGAATAGCAATTTATTTACGGGTGTTCACGGAAACTATCTTGCTCCATCCATTCGTGCTGCAGGCTTAGATCCTGAAAACCTTCCTGAAAGTGACCCGTCAAAAATGAATTTTGGGGATGGGGAAGCAAAGGCTTGGAAGGATATTTGGGGAAGCGGTCAAGGAATCGGTGTGATTAACGAGGTTACAAGTGCAGGAGAGTATGTTGATAAGCTTCATCAGGAATATATAGAAGCAAGAGACGGCTTAATGAAGGCAAGCCAAGTATTTGCTTAA
- a CDS encoding NTP transferase domain-containing protein, whose product MAAGQSKRMGCPKLNLPINGKPLGSISLKTALNSKLDKVIVVVNKEDPLSWLPSQFFNSHFSSTCILKRSMNSTNSQAESIKCGIKTAQKLQANAVMILLADQPFISGKLLNQLISIYIKTKPDFVASSFNGIQRPPIIINSSLFPNMLKLQGDIGARSIIRNSNQGIIVKDNEQIHFLDVDTPIQYQTLIKFLSKKV is encoded by the coding sequence TTGGCGGCTGGTCAAAGCAAACGAATGGGCTGCCCTAAGTTAAATCTACCTATAAATGGAAAACCACTAGGAAGTATTAGTTTGAAAACAGCTCTTAACTCTAAATTAGATAAAGTCATTGTAGTTGTAAATAAAGAAGATCCCCTCTCATGGTTACCTTCACAGTTCTTTAATTCACACTTCAGCAGTACATGTATTCTTAAAAGATCTATGAATTCAACCAACAGTCAAGCCGAATCCATCAAATGTGGTATTAAAACTGCTCAAAAACTTCAAGCCAATGCTGTGATGATCCTACTTGCCGATCAACCCTTTATTTCAGGAAAACTTCTTAACCAATTAATTAGTATTTATATAAAAACAAAGCCTGACTTTGTTGCTTCTTCTTTCAATGGAATACAAAGACCACCAATAATTATTAATTCAAGCTTATTCCCAAATATGTTGAAATTACAAGGAGATATAGGTGCTCGATCTATTATTAGAAATAGTAATCAAGGGATAATAGTTAAGGATAATGAACAAATTCACTTTCTTGATGTTGATACCCCTATTCAATACCAAACTCTGATAAAATTTTTAAGCAAAAAGGTGTAG
- a CDS encoding XdhC family protein produces MNDLFDILKLIQTTDQKKVLATIIDVDGSSYRKEGAMMLHLEDSTQIGLLSGGCLENDVALRAEEIIKEQQSRAVVYDMKADDDITWGLNNGCNGKISILLEYVDAKLQNHLKQVEQYLKKGIPVFHIKRLSDLNSVLDYIFITPSQNRFGEWHDHNLLDIYRAIVNVKPKQGLFERNLNRYFVQAFFPKPRMIIFGAGPDVRPLVELAVSTGFYTIVTDWRSHFCSPSYFPNANEVHVEFPSTFVNNFTFNPEDSIIIMTHHFHKDQEILQELIQKKLKYLGILGPRKRTQQLLEDQIPKWIRSPVGLPIGAEGPNEIAISILADVIKTHRKKAHKHDLWYLFGGWSKQTNGLP; encoded by the coding sequence ATGAACGATTTATTTGACATTTTGAAGTTGATTCAAACTACTGATCAAAAAAAAGTATTAGCTACCATTATTGATGTTGATGGTTCTTCTTATCGTAAAGAAGGAGCGATGATGCTCCATTTAGAAGACAGTACACAAATTGGCCTACTAAGTGGTGGATGTTTAGAAAATGATGTAGCTTTAAGAGCTGAAGAAATCATTAAAGAACAACAATCTCGTGCAGTTGTTTATGATATGAAGGCAGATGACGATATTACCTGGGGTCTAAATAATGGATGTAATGGAAAGATATCCATTTTATTAGAGTACGTAGATGCAAAACTCCAGAATCACTTAAAACAAGTAGAACAATATTTAAAAAAAGGTATACCCGTATTTCATATTAAAAGATTATCCGATTTAAACTCTGTTTTAGATTATATATTTATTACACCCTCTCAAAACCGCTTTGGTGAATGGCATGATCACAACCTATTAGATATTTATAGAGCAATCGTCAACGTTAAACCAAAACAGGGGTTGTTTGAAAGAAACTTAAACCGTTATTTTGTTCAAGCTTTTTTCCCGAAACCACGCATGATTATTTTTGGTGCTGGTCCTGATGTAAGACCACTTGTTGAACTAGCAGTTAGTACAGGGTTTTATACAATTGTAACAGACTGGCGCTCACATTTTTGTTCTCCTTCTTATTTTCCTAATGCAAATGAGGTCCATGTTGAGTTTCCTAGTACATTTGTAAATAACTTTACGTTTAATCCCGAAGATTCAATTATCATTATGACGCACCATTTTCATAAGGATCAAGAAATTTTACAGGAGCTTATACAAAAGAAATTAAAATATCTTGGAATCTTAGGACCGAGGAAAAGAACGCAACAACTATTAGAAGATCAAATCCCCAAATGGATCCGTTCACCAGTTGGCTTACCAATTGGTGCAGAAGGTCCGAATGAAATAGCAATAAGTATACTTGCTGATGTCATTAAAACTCATCGAAAGAAGGCTCATAAACATGATTTGTGGTATTTATTTGGCGGCTGGTCAAAGCAAACGAATGGGCTGCCCTAA
- a CDS encoding capping complex subunit for YIEGIA: MGGNNGGQIKGILAMVTTDKNRYLGGAPLSLLAKDQEELIDISNNLAEVFLADILELKSGDHLIIKK; this comes from the coding sequence ATGGGCGGAAATAACGGTGGACAGATTAAAGGAATTCTAGCCATGGTCACAACAGACAAAAATCGTTATTTAGGAGGGGCGCCTCTTTCGTTATTAGCGAAGGATCAAGAGGAATTGATTGATATCTCCAACAATCTCGCTGAAGTATTTTTGGCAGATATTCTAGAACTTAAAAGCGGTGATCACTTAATCATTAAAAAATAG
- a CDS encoding YIEGIA domain-containing protein yields the protein MPNNDDIISPEMLVLIITATLIGTLVRFLSIKLDYRQYPNYPNGYLIHLVTGALAAAIGAFIIPTLMTKNFTAVTFLALAAQHFRDVRKIERESLLDLEGDEFSRRGDAYIDGIAKIFEARNYITLLVSFSTALTIQLFQELLEVAAWIEVVCGSIVGLIVYYLLKRFTERQKVRDIATVEEGKIEIKGSDLYVNDMFVYNLAGREEAKEWFLDDGIAAVIRPNKDHFQIPLFNGGQRQAILFEATRRIGQKKLYSVENPGAGVIIIVLVPIIKNFELLKETILLTPLLETVKKNPELLNIQKGGQS from the coding sequence ATGCCCAATAACGACGACATTATTTCACCTGAAATGCTTGTATTAATAATTACCGCAACCCTTATTGGAACATTGGTCCGCTTTCTTTCAATAAAATTGGATTACAGACAATACCCTAATTATCCAAACGGCTACTTAATACACCTTGTAACAGGTGCACTTGCTGCCGCAATAGGTGCCTTTATTATCCCTACATTAATGACAAAGAATTTTACAGCGGTAACATTTCTTGCTTTAGCAGCACAACATTTTCGTGACGTTCGCAAAATCGAAAGGGAAAGTCTTTTAGACCTTGAGGGGGATGAATTTTCACGACGTGGTGATGCTTATATTGATGGAATTGCCAAAATCTTTGAAGCGCGCAACTATATCACATTACTTGTTTCCTTTTCTACTGCATTAACGATACAACTATTCCAAGAGCTTCTGGAAGTAGCTGCTTGGATCGAAGTGGTATGTGGCTCCATCGTCGGACTTATTGTATATTACTTACTAAAGAGATTTACAGAGCGACAAAAAGTAAGAGATATTGCCACTGTTGAAGAGGGGAAAATTGAAATTAAAGGGTCTGATTTATACGTAAATGATATGTTTGTTTATAATTTAGCGGGTAGAGAGGAAGCCAAAGAATGGTTTTTAGATGACGGAATTGCTGCCGTTATTCGACCGAACAAAGACCACTTTCAAATTCCCCTTTTTAACGGCGGACAACGCCAAGCTATTTTATTTGAAGCCACGAGAAGAATAGGTCAGAAAAAATTATACAGCGTAGAAAACCCTGGTGCAGGAGTCATTATCATTGTTTTAGTTCCTATCATAAAAAACTTTGAACTTTTGAAAGAAACGATTTTACTTACTCCTTTATTAGAGACAGTTAAAAAGAACCCTGAACTATTAAATATCCAAAAAGGGGGGCAAAGCTAA